A region of Streptomyces deccanensis DNA encodes the following proteins:
- a CDS encoding glycoside hydrolase family 16 protein has protein sequence MSADACRVAGTALPRGDCGPFWQVLAEDFDGDRVPLGGFSDCDHRVDTSAAHCGGLRGAYRDNWWAYPTGWRDTANDRGRDVVGVHHPEDTVSVGPAENGDGRMFIRMWRPADGGPVHAAAVVPRAVMQMKYGKYSARIKVTKLAPGYKSAWLHYGGGCEMDHPEGEWTGDLTAFHHPCGGGEQGYFPGSDDWTRWHTVSTEWTPGHVRFFVDGRLVGHDTRNVPDRPLSWVLQNESALEGPGAAPGSSAQLDITWVAAYAYGWK, from the coding sequence GTGTCGGCCGACGCCTGCCGTGTCGCGGGCACCGCGCTGCCCCGGGGCGACTGCGGGCCGTTCTGGCAGGTCCTGGCGGAGGACTTCGACGGCGACCGGGTGCCGCTGGGCGGGTTCAGCGACTGCGACCACCGGGTCGACACCTCCGCCGCCCACTGCGGGGGCCTGCGCGGCGCGTACCGCGACAACTGGTGGGCGTACCCGACGGGTTGGCGCGACACGGCCAACGACCGGGGCCGGGACGTCGTCGGTGTCCACCACCCGGAGGACACCGTGAGCGTGGGCCCTGCGGAGAACGGCGACGGCCGGATGTTCATCCGGATGTGGCGGCCCGCCGACGGGGGTCCCGTGCACGCTGCCGCGGTGGTACCCCGCGCGGTCATGCAGATGAAGTACGGCAAGTACAGCGCCCGTATCAAGGTGACGAAGCTCGCCCCGGGATACAAGTCGGCCTGGCTGCACTACGGCGGGGGCTGCGAGATGGACCATCCCGAGGGTGAGTGGACGGGCGACCTCACCGCCTTCCACCATCCCTGCGGCGGCGGGGAGCAGGGCTACTTCCCGGGGAGCGACGACTGGACGCGGTGGCACACCGTGTCGACGGAGTGGACGCCCGGCCATGTGCGGTTCTTCGTGGACGGACGGCTGGTGGGGCACGACACCCGGAACGTGCCGGACCGGCCGCTGTCGTGGGTGCTGCAGAACGAGAGCGCCCTGGAGGGGCCGGGCGCGGCCCCGGGCAGCAGCGCCCAGCTCGACATCACGTGGGTCGCGGCCTACGCGTACGGCTGGAAGTGA
- a CDS encoding phosphatase PAP2 family protein — MTLAQVGSNVIGKQVIDRRRPPLVAVERVRSGAHFPSDVAAGAVLALAAAWTTRRLPRLLLLAVRRLP; from the coding sequence ATGACGCTGGCCCAGGTGGGCTCCAACGTGATCGGCAAGCAGGTGATCGACCGGCGCAGGCCGCCGCTCGTGGCCGTCGAGCGGGTGCGGAGCGGGGCCCACTTCCCGAGCGATGTCGCCGCCGGCGCCGTGCTCGCCCTGGCCGCCGCCTGGACCACCCGCCGCCTTCCGCGCCTGCTCCTCCTCGCCGTCCGCCGTCTGCCCTGA
- a CDS encoding IclR family transcriptional regulator, with amino-acid sequence MAAHEGPGPTLITSVQRAFRLLEAVSAHENGAPAKQLARETGLPLATAYHLLRTLVHDGYLRKLADGGFVLGDKVTALHTTGRGQALLSRVRPTLAALRDELTTAAYLTFYEDGEIRVAEIVDSARAPRVDLWVGFEDAGHATALGKSVLRELDEESRKDYLSRHHLADLTPRTITDAPELLRRLDDSPIAPAVTDLEEYALGTVCVAVPVYSGDTLGSLGVSLRADRLSRLDEVRARLLPTASRVTRGLSLTI; translated from the coding sequence ATGGCTGCGCACGAAGGCCCCGGCCCCACACTCATCACCTCCGTGCAGCGGGCCTTCCGCCTGCTGGAGGCGGTGAGCGCCCACGAGAACGGCGCGCCCGCGAAACAGCTGGCGCGGGAGACGGGGCTGCCGCTGGCCACCGCCTACCACCTGCTGCGGACCCTCGTCCACGACGGCTACCTGCGGAAACTGGCCGACGGCGGGTTCGTCCTGGGCGACAAGGTGACGGCCCTGCACACCACCGGCAGGGGTCAGGCACTGCTCAGCCGGGTCCGGCCGACGCTCGCCGCACTGCGGGACGAGCTGACCACCGCCGCGTACCTCACCTTCTACGAGGACGGTGAGATCAGGGTCGCCGAGATCGTGGACAGCGCCCGGGCGCCCCGGGTGGACCTCTGGGTGGGGTTCGAGGACGCCGGGCACGCCACCGCGCTGGGCAAGTCGGTGCTGCGCGAACTGGACGAGGAGTCCCGCAAGGACTACCTCTCCCGGCACCACCTCGCCGACCTCACTCCCCGGACCATCACCGACGCCCCGGAACTGCTCCGCCGGCTGGACGACTCCCCCATCGCACCGGCCGTCACGGACCTGGAGGAGTACGCCCTCGGCACGGTCTGTGTCGCGGTGCCCGTCTACAGCGGCGACACGCTCGGCTCGCTCGGCGTCTCCCTGCGGGCGGACCGCCTCTCCCGGCTCGACGAGGTCCGGGCCCGGCTGCTCCCGACCGCGAGCCGGGTGACCAGGGGCCTGTCGCTCACTATCTGA
- a CDS encoding SDR family oxidoreductase — translation MRLREHVVVVTGASSGIGRATAEAFARKGCAVVLAARREEALEATAQECERHRGARTLVVPTDMTDAKAVDDLARRAVREFGRIDVWVNNAAVNAFGRFEDVPLEDFRRVLDVNVMGYVHGARAALPVMRAQGRGTLVNISSIVGAVAQPYSHPYSMSKHAVQGFGSSLRQQLRVEGAKGVRVCTVMPATIDTPHFEQSANYTGRKVVAMPPVYSPERVAKAVVDLVRHPHREVVVGPAGRALVRRARKNPALAERVMARQTDRTHLSHDEEAPATHGALHVPAPGEGAVHGGWGGRRRTALRRTAAVAVVGAGVAAAGRKIGRELTTT, via the coding sequence ATGCGACTGAGGGAACACGTCGTGGTGGTGACGGGAGCGTCCAGCGGGATCGGCAGGGCCACCGCCGAGGCCTTCGCACGCAAGGGCTGCGCCGTGGTGCTGGCCGCCCGCCGCGAGGAGGCGCTGGAGGCGACCGCTCAGGAGTGCGAGAGGCACCGCGGGGCGCGGACACTGGTCGTGCCGACCGACATGACCGATGCCAAGGCGGTCGACGACCTGGCGAGGCGCGCGGTGCGGGAGTTCGGCCGGATCGACGTCTGGGTCAACAACGCCGCCGTCAACGCCTTCGGCCGGTTCGAGGACGTACCGCTGGAGGACTTCCGCCGGGTCCTGGACGTCAATGTGATGGGCTACGTGCACGGGGCGCGGGCGGCTCTGCCGGTGATGCGGGCGCAGGGGCGGGGCACGCTGGTCAACATCTCCTCGATCGTGGGAGCCGTGGCCCAGCCGTACAGCCACCCGTACAGCATGTCCAAACACGCCGTCCAGGGCTTCGGGTCGAGTCTGCGGCAGCAGCTGCGGGTGGAAGGGGCGAAGGGTGTCCGGGTGTGCACGGTGATGCCCGCGACCATCGACACGCCGCACTTCGAGCAGTCGGCCAACTACACCGGGCGCAAGGTGGTCGCGATGCCGCCCGTCTACAGCCCCGAGCGGGTCGCCAAGGCCGTCGTCGACCTGGTCCGTCACCCGCACCGTGAAGTGGTGGTCGGCCCCGCCGGGCGGGCCCTGGTGCGCAGGGCGCGCAAGAACCCGGCCCTGGCGGAGCGGGTGATGGCCCGGCAGACCGACAGGACCCATCTGTCCCACGACGAGGAGGCGCCGGCCACGCATGGAGCGCTGCACGTCCCCGCTCCCGGCGAGGGAGCCGTGCACGGAGGCTGGGGCGGCCGACGCCGCACGGCACTGCGCCGCACGGCCGCCGTCGCGGTGGTGGGCGCGGGCGTGGCCGCCGCGGGACGCAAAATCGGCCGCGAACTGACCACGACCTGA
- a CDS encoding PP2C family protein-serine/threonine phosphatase, translated as MRHTRELGADHDPIRPPRKRPAAAQLASGTPVLPVLIVSGIVVVGLFGGTGLTWLPLLAVGPALAATTSGPGGVLCVGLLAGVLGTLLGVREGAPGRELAAVLSALAAVTLASGLAGALRGRRERVLAAVRSVAEAAQHALLQPVPAVVGPFQVAVRYSAAAAEARIGGDLYALVPTPYGVRLIVGDVRGKGLPAVGIAALVVGVFREAAYEEPDLLAVVDRIERSLARNLRCDDFVTAVVAGHPEPDRLELVNCGHAPPLLVRGDDVVPVEPALPAPPLGLRALTGETPALQTLPFTDGEQLLLYTDGVTEARDRDREFYPLTERLAHHLSEEPARTLTALHDELLTHVGGRLHDDAALLLLRKPPSPTPATATPPATPAASTAPAARRVSVSAARSRTR; from the coding sequence ATGAGGCACACCCGAGAGCTCGGTGCCGACCACGATCCGATCCGGCCGCCCCGGAAACGACCGGCCGCCGCGCAGCTGGCCTCCGGGACGCCCGTCCTGCCCGTGCTGATCGTCTCCGGCATCGTGGTCGTCGGTCTGTTCGGCGGGACCGGGCTGACCTGGCTGCCGCTGCTCGCCGTCGGGCCCGCGCTGGCCGCCACCACCAGCGGGCCCGGCGGCGTCCTCTGTGTCGGGCTGCTGGCCGGGGTGCTGGGCACACTGCTCGGCGTCCGGGAAGGGGCTCCGGGCCGTGAGCTGGCCGCCGTACTGTCCGCGCTGGCGGCCGTCACCCTGGCGAGCGGCCTGGCCGGCGCGTTGCGAGGACGGCGCGAACGGGTCCTCGCGGCCGTCCGCTCGGTCGCCGAGGCCGCCCAGCACGCGCTGCTCCAGCCGGTGCCGGCGGTCGTCGGTCCGTTCCAGGTGGCCGTCCGGTACAGCGCGGCCGCCGCGGAGGCCCGTATCGGCGGGGATCTGTACGCGCTCGTACCCACCCCCTACGGGGTACGGCTGATCGTGGGCGACGTGCGCGGCAAGGGGCTGCCCGCGGTGGGGATCGCCGCTCTGGTGGTCGGGGTGTTCCGCGAGGCGGCGTACGAGGAGCCCGACCTGCTCGCCGTCGTCGACCGGATCGAGCGGAGCCTGGCCCGCAACCTGCGCTGCGACGACTTCGTCACCGCCGTGGTCGCCGGGCACCCCGAGCCGGATCGGCTGGAGCTGGTCAACTGCGGGCACGCGCCGCCACTGCTGGTGCGCGGCGACGACGTGGTGCCCGTCGAGCCGGCCCTTCCGGCGCCGCCCCTCGGGCTGCGTGCCCTCACGGGCGAGACCCCGGCGCTCCAGACGCTGCCCTTCACCGACGGCGAACAGCTGCTGCTCTACACCGACGGGGTCACGGAGGCCCGGGACCGCGACCGCGAGTTCTACCCGCTCACGGAGCGTTTGGCACACCACCTGTCCGAGGAGCCGGCCCGCACGCTCACGGCCCTGCACGACGAACTCCTCACACACGTAGGCGGCCGCCTCCACGACGACGCGGCCCTACTCCTCCTCCGCAAGCCCCCCTCACCGACCCCGGCGACAGCGACGCCCCCTGCCACTCCAGCGGCTTCGACGGCTCCGGCAGCCCGCCGCGTCAGCGTGTCGGCGGCGCGAAGTCGTACACGGTGA
- a CDS encoding DUF5709 domain-containing protein — MSDENLADDAYQPTGGNEEQEDASPLDLQDAIDERTYDDMLDEGYSPPERPLGVTKSGTTAAEQHEGESLDDRLRQEEPDVEVPLGDGIGDLPGGEGEPVDPEAGSDRAGRLVAPDEGVRTDTTKELVAEDEGIDGGAAGAEEAAMHVVPDDRLPPVEPPEE, encoded by the coding sequence ATGAGCGACGAGAACCTGGCGGACGACGCCTACCAGCCCACCGGTGGCAACGAGGAGCAGGAGGACGCCTCCCCGCTGGATCTCCAGGACGCGATCGACGAACGCACGTACGACGACATGCTGGACGAGGGCTATTCGCCGCCGGAGAGGCCGCTGGGCGTCACCAAGAGCGGCACCACGGCCGCCGAGCAGCACGAGGGCGAGTCGCTCGACGACAGACTGCGGCAGGAGGAGCCCGACGTGGAGGTCCCGCTCGGGGACGGCATCGGCGACCTCCCCGGCGGCGAGGGCGAGCCCGTCGACCCGGAGGCCGGATCGGACCGCGCCGGCCGTCTCGTCGCTCCCGACGAGGGCGTCCGGACGGACACCACCAAGGAACTGGTCGCCGAGGACGAGGGCATCGACGGCGGAGCGGCGGGCGCCGAGGAGGCGGCGATGCACGTGGTCCCCGACGACCGGCTGCCGCCGGTGGAACCGCCGGAGGAATGA
- a CDS encoding cytochrome P450 produces MNPSPRTPLVDSSLAALVKGYTWLPERRRRSTGPLVRARLMGQHTVALWGPEAVRFFYDERHVERANALPGPVLSTLFGHGAVHTLDGPAHRVRKELFLSLLTGPQAVAGLVERVAEAWDAAVESWPGRRSVVLFDEASRVLALGVCRWAGIPLDEAAAVDTARDMVAMVDGFATPGPRHWRARRARSRSEAWLAGLVRDVREGAATAPAGSPLDVVVRHLDADGLPLDPHLAAVELLNIVRPTVAVCWFVTYAGHALRLRPDVRERLAEDDPDYAVAFAHELRRFYPFAPFVGGLAVTDLEWRGEPIPAGAMVLLDLYGQNHDPELWDLPYTFEPQRFLERPPQRDDLVPQGGGDRAAGHRCPGEDVTVALLRALGPRLARLTYDVPAQDLRIPLTRMPARVRSGFVMESVRVPTRVHASG; encoded by the coding sequence ATGAATCCCAGTCCTCGCACTCCCCTGGTCGACAGTTCGCTCGCGGCCCTGGTCAAGGGGTACACCTGGCTGCCCGAGCGCCGGCGCCGCAGCACCGGTCCCCTGGTCCGCGCCCGCCTGATGGGACAGCACACCGTCGCCCTGTGGGGCCCGGAGGCCGTGCGGTTCTTCTACGACGAGCGGCACGTGGAACGGGCGAACGCGTTGCCCGGCCCGGTGCTGAGCACCCTGTTCGGCCACGGAGCCGTGCACACCCTGGACGGTCCGGCCCATCGCGTGCGCAAGGAGCTGTTCCTTTCGCTGCTCACCGGCCCGCAGGCCGTCGCGGGCCTGGTGGAGCGGGTCGCCGAGGCCTGGGACGCGGCCGTGGAGTCGTGGCCCGGCCGGCGCTCGGTCGTGCTGTTCGACGAGGCGAGCCGGGTGCTCGCGCTGGGTGTCTGCCGGTGGGCCGGGATCCCCCTGGACGAGGCCGCCGCCGTCGACACGGCCCGGGACATGGTCGCCATGGTCGACGGCTTCGCCACCCCGGGGCCCCGGCACTGGCGGGCCCGCCGGGCCCGCAGTCGCAGCGAGGCCTGGCTGGCGGGTCTGGTGCGGGACGTCCGGGAGGGCGCCGCCACCGCGCCGGCCGGGTCGCCGCTGGACGTGGTGGTCCGGCACCTGGACGCCGACGGTCTGCCGCTCGACCCGCACCTGGCCGCGGTGGAACTCCTCAATATCGTCCGCCCCACCGTCGCGGTGTGCTGGTTCGTCACCTACGCCGGTCACGCGCTGCGGCTGCGGCCCGACGTGCGGGAGCGGCTGGCCGAGGACGACCCCGACTACGCCGTGGCGTTCGCCCACGAGCTGCGGCGCTTCTACCCGTTCGCGCCCTTCGTCGGCGGGCTGGCCGTCACCGACCTGGAGTGGCGCGGCGAGCCGATCCCGGCGGGCGCGATGGTCCTGCTCGACCTGTACGGGCAGAACCACGACCCCGAGCTGTGGGACCTGCCGTACACCTTCGAACCACAGCGCTTCCTGGAGCGGCCGCCGCAGCGCGACGACCTGGTGCCGCAGGGCGGCGGCGACCGCGCCGCCGGTCATCGCTGCCCCGGCGAGGACGTCACCGTGGCGCTGCTGCGGGCCCTGGGGCCGCGGCTGGCCCGGCTCACGTACGACGTGCCCGCCCAGGACCTGCGGATCCCGCTGACGCGGATGCCGGCGCGGGTGCGCAGCGGTTTCGTCATGGAGTCGGTCCGCGTCCCGACACGGGTGCACGCGTCCGGGTAG